In one Etheostoma spectabile isolate EspeVRDwgs_2016 unplaced genomic scaffold, UIUC_Espe_1.0 scaffold00006399, whole genome shotgun sequence genomic region, the following are encoded:
- the LOC116678062 gene encoding nascent polypeptide-associated complex subunit alpha, muscle-specific form-like — translation MENSNVKQNKKGKNKGKRTVIQLEVTRSYNSWNNRISSLRVWNEALISVGEQVPETITTTVLTKEKETLEGVQPQQAPTSTDAPQPAAKPEVAPLQDGAAPKGSSQQAATPTDLVAPKDVVLKIVRQTENLQPEVTLKVASPKVSGDIGGPQQVATPTDLPQKIDSGSHKEAPQEVATSTSNANVVPKDVPLKGATPKLVKVVRWKDLEQELTIQVAPQQAAATPENTPSGAAQQVCEAYEMIRGPVQRKTLWKAPPPYRTLRDASPKVSGQVGAAQPAGEASELTRGPVQRKTLWKPTQPHRAPKHEGLARVWAGKVEAGCYKRGPVQRKKLWTPTPPSPQEHSGGSVTMGNLAGQHHSSAYWQTQFQGKLRRVGMKPVILKAVLCSRKISAQRRTSLRPVKRWRLPPSTP, via the exons ATGGAGAACTCCAacgtcaaacaaaacaagaaaggcAAGAATAAAGGGAAGAGAACTGTTATCCAGCTGGAGGTAACACGCTCTTACAACTCCTGGAATAACAGGATTTCATCCCTTCGCGTGTGGAACGAGGCTCTCATTTCTGTAGGGGAACAGGTTCCAGAGACCATCACCACAACCGTTCTCACTAAAGAGAAGGAGACATTGGAAGGGGTCCAACCACAACAGGCTCCTACATCCACGGATGCTCCACAGCCAGCAGCTAAACCCGAGGTTGCTCCACTGCAAGACGGTGCTGCACCCAAAGGTTCTTCCCAGCAGGCTGCTACACCAACAGACCTCGTTGCACCAAAAGACGTGGTGCTGAAGATTGTTAGACAGACGGAGAATCTACAACCGGAAGTTACTCTTAAAGTTGCTTCCCCAAAGGTTTCTGGAGATATTGGTGGTCCACAGCAGGTTGCTACACCAACAGATCTTCCACAGAAGATAGATTCAGGTTCACATAAAGAGGCTCCCCAGGAAGTGGCTACTTCTACATCTAATGCCAACGTTGTACCAAAAGACGTGCCACTAAAAGGAGCTACACCAAAACTCGTGAAGGTTGTTAGATGGAAGGATCTAGAGCAGGAACTTACCATCCAGGTGGCTCCACAGCAGGCTGCAGCTACACCTGAGAATACACCTTCAGGTGCTGCTCAGCAGGTTTGTGAGGCCTATGAAATGATCAGAGGCCCTGTACAGAGAAAGACGCTTTGGAAAGCCCCACCACCCTACCGTACTCTTAGAGATGCTTCACCGAAGGTTTCTGGACAGGTTG GTGCAGCACAGCCGGCTGGTGAGGCCAGCGAACTGACAAGGGGCCCTGTCCAGAGAAAAACTCTTTGGAAACCAACGCAACCTCACAGAGCGCCTAAGCATGAAGGCTTGGCTAGGGTTTGGGCTGGTAAGGTTGAAGCCGGTTGTTATAAACGGGGCCCGGTTCAACGGAAAAAACTCTGGACACCAACACCACCCTCTCCACAAGAACACTCGGGAGGGTCAGTGACTATGGGAAACCTCGCTGGACAGCACCACAGTTCAGCCTACTGGCAAACGCAATTTCAAGGGAAGTTGAGGCGAGTGGGGATGAAGCCAGTGATTTTAAAAGCTGTCTTATGCAGCAGAAAGATATCTGCACAGCGCCGCACATCACTCAGGCCTGTGAAGAGGTGGAGGCTTCCTCCCAGCACGCCATGA